From the Actinomadura luzonensis genome, the window CGCCGTCACAGCGGCCGCGCCCACGGCCATCGCCAGGGAGACGCCCACGAGCGGCACCCTCAGCAGCACGACCGTCAGCGCGAAGACGACGAGGAGCACCAGCGCCGCCACGACCATCACCCGGCGTGAGCGCCGCTCCCCCACCCGCACGCCGAGCGTGCGCCGGCCGGCGGCCGCGTCGCCCTGAATATCGGACAGGTCCTTGGCCGGCACGCCGACGAACACCATCCAGCAGATGGCCGCCGCGGCGAAGACCATCAGCGCGGGCGGCACGCTGGCGTGCGCGCCGGCGGTCGCGACGACGAACCCGCCCAGGTAGGCGAGCATGCCCGACAGGCACAGCACCGCCATCGTGCCGCCCGCGCTGCCCTTCAGCGGCAGCGGCGGACCCGAGTAGAGGTAGCCGAGGACGAGGTTCGCGGCGACCACCCACAGCATCGGGCCGGGCAGTCCCACGGTGGCCAGCAGCGCCAGCCAGGCCGCGACGGCGGCGGCGGCCA encodes:
- a CDS encoding UbiA family prenyltransferase; this translates as MTAILRAAVLCVAEARPLVLGVSLLRFLTGVALALPVAAAAHPLVILRGAAAWVLSILAVYLFNGVTDVVEDRINGSRRPIARGDLDPAHAMAAAAVAAWLALLATVGLPGPMLWVVAANLVLGYLYSGPPLPLKGSAGGTMAVLCLSGMLAYLGGFVVATAGAHASVPPALMVFAAAAICWMVFVGVPAKDLSDIQGDAAAGRRTLGVRVGERRSRRVMVVAALVLLVVFALTVVLLRVPLVGVSLAMAVGAAAVTATGVGAPAPDAPVGRSTRRRSYGAFMGTQHLVHLTALVCHI